The following proteins come from a genomic window of Platichthys flesus chromosome 1, fPlaFle2.1, whole genome shotgun sequence:
- the LOC133959095 gene encoding uncharacterized protein LOC133959095 translates to MLEAIFLELCRIHPESCTIPGVPVNRWGAVERDYSVIRDNLYNRRDLLAASPMQLPEVNNRTLLQWHNERSKAMRTAMVRAAVPGPSTQQTGAELRSPARSLLQEPLRPLTLSPPEDASGQVVTHNVALAPELYKIITTTAASSSTPTTPRASPSAAPPATSTSAAPPATSTSAPAVPRTTAWRWKVREEEQRRAKELGLPVKTRKRCEHFICKHCGQPKTKEYGHSRYRAEHFCSRAEGSSVDDWLAGKRAHEAKQRERQQAEAAQASQTPSRQTQGQQEEEQRDEEDND, encoded by the exons ATGCTCGAGGCCATCTTTTTGGAGCTGTGCCGCATACACCCTGAGAGCTGTACCATCCCTGGGGTCCCAGTGAACCGCTGGGGGGCTGTTGAGAGGGACTATTCTGTCATCAGAGACAACTTGTACAACAGGCGGGACCTCTTGGCAGCTTCCCCTATGCAACTCCCAGAGGTCAACAACCGGACCCTTCTGCAGTG GCACAACGAGCGGAGCAAGGCGATGAGGACAGCCATGGTGCGTGCAGCGGTGCCGGGGCCGAGTACTCAGCAGACAGGAGCAGAGCTGCGTTCTCCAGCCAGgtctctgctgcaggaaccTTTGCgtcctctcacactctctccccCGGAGGACGCCTCTGGTCAGGTTGTCACACACAATGTAGCCCTGGCACCTGAGCTGTACAAAATCATCACAAccactgcagcctcctcctccacaccgaCCACCCCTCGTGCCTCCccctctgctgccccccctgccacctccacctctgccGCCCCTCccgccacctccacctctgcccCTGCTGTGCCCCGAACCACCGCCTGGCGGTGGAAGGTTCGTGAGGAAGAGCAGCGTCGGGCCAAGGAGTTGGGCCTTCCTGTCAAGACCAGGAAGAGGTGTGAACATTTCATCTGCAAGCACTGTGGCCAGCCGAAAACCAAAGAATATGGTCACAGTCGCTACAGAGCAGAGCACTTCTGCTCCCGTGCCGAGGGATCCTCGGTAGATGACTGGCTGGCAGGGAAAAGGGCCCATGAGgccaaacagagggagagacaacaG GCTGAAGCTGCCCAGGCTTCACAGACCCCCTCCAGGCAGACCCAGGGCCAGCAG gaggaggagcagagagatgaggaggacaaCGACTGA